Proteins encoded in a region of the Watersipora subatra chromosome 5, tzWatSuba1.1, whole genome shotgun sequence genome:
- the LOC137396894 gene encoding uncharacterized protein, whose translation MGCPPICGQRGDSASSEMSDISSIRGHLLAVVLTYITSIIHCLLAIMCIVLGVLSSWSSEIWTAHRVSPIWSGGFFLLTAGIGIVTAKKRTGYLVMCYGALCIVSIVVGIVCIQLLKRGLFTHLSDGAMYRQEELDINVILGMATCGMEILVCILSIPVCCQMAAKVKEEVHMKRDGTFSIQILGDKDIIIQQSDSTSYDRLYEDDTVSELARVSTRDCSNLLLATTALARATSRSSPGRDMKQRSKLDFATVVQMTRKTNIPNKDNSAADYEGLDVIAGVV comes from the exons GCGATTCTGCCAGCAGCGAGATGAGTGACATCAGCTCTATTCGGGGTCATCTATTGGCTGTTGTTCTCACATATATAACGTCCATCATTCACTGTCTTCTAGCGATCATGTGCATTGTTCTCGGAGTTCTTTCCTCATGGAGTTCGGAGATTTGGACTGCCCACCGCGTATCACCGATCTGGAGTGGTGGTTTC TTTTTGCTAACAGCTGGAATAGGAATAGTCACTGCAAAGAAACGAACAGGCTATCTG GTAATGTGCTATGGAGCCTTGTGCATAGTTTCTATTGTTGTGGGCATTGTCTGCATACAACTTTTAAAGCGAGGACTTTTCACTCATTTATCTGATGGTGCGATGTATCGACAAGAAGAGTTAGACATAAACGTTATTCTAGGAATGG CAACATGTGGAATGGAGATACTTGTATGCATTCTGTCAATTCCTGTTTGCTGTCAAATGGCTGCCAAAGTAAAGGAAGag GTTCACATGAAGAGAGATGGAACATTCAGCATACAAATACTTGGAGACAAAGATATCATCATACAGCAATCAGACAGCACGAGCTATGACAGACTCTATGAGGATGACACAGTCAGCGAGCTCGCTAGGGTATCTACCAGAGACTGCTCAAACTTGCTCTTGGCTACTACAGCCCTTGCCAGAGCCACTAGCAGAAGCTCTCCAGGGCGTGACATGAAGCAACGCTCCAAGTTAGATTTTGCTACGGTAGTGCAGATGACAAGAAAGACTAATATACCCAACAAAGACAATTCTGCAGCAGATTATGAGGGCCTGGATGTCATTGCAGGAGTTGTGTAA